A part of Hyphomicrobiales bacterium 4NK60-0047b genomic DNA contains:
- a CDS encoding LOG family protein, giving the protein MSKKAKNTSKPGKPIKDIKKPTQIPHHSRRIGQFRSSKEDMQLVQQVPETPQTTSKAYSLAFDDREFMTREELRPVRLQLELLKPEMLMQEAGIESTVVLFGGARIPAPGEEPGGKTKKQNENLSKYAKFYQVAHDFAELCSNESAKTDHSEFVVCSGGGPGVMEAANKGASEVGAPSIGLNIVLPHEQAPNIYVTPELSFQFHYFAIRKMHFLMRAKAITAFPGGFGTMDELFETLTLIQTKRVAPMPVILFAEEFWRSIINFEALADAGTISPEDLDLFKFAETAEEGWDIIADWWKLK; this is encoded by the coding sequence CATTCGCGCCGCATTGGCCAATTCAGATCTTCAAAAGAAGATATGCAGCTGGTCCAACAAGTCCCTGAGACGCCGCAAACAACCTCAAAAGCCTACAGTTTAGCCTTTGATGACCGCGAATTCATGACAAGGGAAGAACTCCGCCCCGTACGCTTGCAGCTTGAGTTATTAAAACCAGAAATGCTCATGCAAGAAGCAGGCATAGAATCAACCGTGGTTTTATTTGGTGGTGCTCGTATACCAGCTCCTGGTGAAGAACCCGGTGGTAAAACAAAAAAACAAAATGAAAATCTAAGCAAATACGCCAAATTTTATCAGGTCGCTCACGATTTTGCTGAGCTTTGCTCAAATGAGTCTGCCAAAACAGATCATTCTGAATTCGTTGTGTGCTCAGGCGGCGGCCCAGGAGTTATGGAAGCAGCCAACAAAGGCGCATCAGAAGTAGGCGCCCCCTCAATTGGTCTCAATATCGTACTCCCTCACGAGCAAGCGCCAAATATTTATGTAACCCCAGAGCTCAGCTTTCAGTTCCACTATTTTGCCATAAGAAAAATGCATTTTCTCATGCGTGCAAAAGCCATCACAGCTTTCCCAGGTGGATTTGGTACTATGGATGAGTTATTCGAAACCCTAACTCTCATTCAAACGAAACGTGTGGCCCCAATGCCCGTTATTTTATTCGCCGAAGAATTCTGGCGTAGCATTATAAATTTTGAGGCTCTGGCAGATGCTGGCACAATCAGTCCAGAAGATTTGGACTTATTTAAATTTGCTGAAACAGCTGAAGAAGGCTGGGATATCATTGCTGACTGGTGGAAGCTCAAATGA
- a CDS encoding site-2 protease family protein yields MNLTDMTTAEIVITVLQWGIPLILAITLHEAGHAYAAKKLGDPTADKEGRVSLNPVKHIDPIGTILIPALLFIMKAPFLFGYAKPVPVSYNRLNTLPRDIALVAFAGPLANGILIVLSALAFNLVPVIPDVAQEPFAKMLAISIGVNTVLGCFNLIPLPPLDGSKILMVIAPKPIGKFIYELERYGMFLIIGILLLMPYISQVLGYNPLAVFFASAIENVLHIVEPLMKLHCISIRSEACGNLLQ; encoded by the coding sequence ATGAACCTAACTGATATGACAACTGCCGAGATTGTAATCACGGTGTTACAATGGGGCATCCCTCTAATATTAGCAATCACCCTGCATGAGGCAGGGCACGCTTATGCTGCAAAAAAATTAGGTGATCCAACAGCAGATAAAGAGGGAAGGGTCAGTTTAAATCCAGTCAAACATATTGACCCAATTGGAACAATCCTCATTCCAGCTCTTTTGTTTATTATGAAAGCACCGTTCCTTTTTGGATATGCCAAACCAGTTCCTGTGTCTTACAATCGATTAAATACATTACCCCGAGATATAGCCTTAGTCGCTTTTGCAGGCCCTTTAGCCAATGGCATCTTAATCGTGCTATCAGCACTGGCATTTAATCTGGTGCCTGTTATCCCAGATGTGGCACAAGAACCATTTGCAAAAATGTTAGCAATCTCAATTGGCGTTAATACAGTACTTGGTTGTTTTAATCTCATTCCCTTACCACCACTAGATGGCTCAAAAATATTAATGGTCATAGCCCCCAAGCCAATTGGGAAATTTATCTATGAGCTGGAACGATACGGCATGTTTCTTATTATCGGAATCTTGTTGTTAATGCCCTATATATCGCAAGTACTTGGATATAATCCGCTTGCTGTATTCTTCGCATCTGCAATAGAGAATGTTCTACATATCGTGGAGCCTCTCATGAAACTTCACTGCATTTCCATCCGGTCAGAAGCTTGCGGGAATTTGTTGCAGTAG